The DNA sequence ACGAGCGAGAAAATTTTTAGATCAAATTTGGTTTCCGGAAGAAAGGATATAGAATTTTTAATTGTTCCAAGAATTCCAGGCGTAAAAGAAATTCAACCTTTAGAATTTACATATTTCGATTTGGATAAAAATGAATATGTTACTTTGCAATCTTCTCCTTTTACTGTAAATATTAAAGAAGGAACCGGCGCAAATTCACAAATCGCAACGGGCTATTCAAAAGAAGATGTAAAACTTTTAAATGAAGACATAAGATATATTGTAACATCATCTTCGGATTTTATTAAAAAAGAAGAAATTGCAAAAATAAGTTTTCTGTTTTGGATTGGTTTAATTTTGCCTTTGGGAATTTTAGTCGGATTAATATTTTTCAATAATCAGCAAAATAAATTAGCCGGAAATTACTCTTTAATGCGTTATCAAAAAGCTGTAAAAAATGCAAAACTTAAACTTAAAGACGCAAATTTATCATTAGAGAAAAATGATTTAGGCGGATATTATAATAATTTATCTTCGGCATTATTTGGATATTTAGGTGATAAATTAGGAATTCAGCAAGCTGAATTTACTTTAGATAGAGCAATCGATAAGTTAAGAAATTTTAATTTGGATGATGATTTTATAAATCATCTAAAGAAAATTTCTGAGAAATGTGAGTTTGCCAGATTTGCGCCAAATGCCGTTGGAAGTGATAACGATAAATCTTTATATAAAGGTGTTGAGGAAATTATCGAAAAATTAGAAAGTTCTGTCTCAACCAAAAAATAACTATAAATATGAAAAATTTACTATCCGCAATTATTTTATTCATTTGGGTTTCAATTATTTACGCGCAAGATTTAGAAACAATTATGAAAAACGGAAATGATTTTTACCAAAACAAGCAATACAACGAAGCAATCACAAGTTATGAATCAATTTTAAAACAAGGTTACATTAGCGGAGAATTGTTTTACAATTTAGGAAATTCTTATTTTAGAATTGGTCATTTGGGCAAATCAATTTTATATTTTGAAAAAACGTTAAAAATTTCTCCATCGAACGAAGATGCCGCATATAACTTAAAAATTGCAAACTCAAGAACAGTTGATAAAATTCAAGAAATTCCGCCTATATTTTTCGTTCATTGGTGGAATATTTTACTCTCTCAATTTACTTCAACAACTTGGCAGATAATTATTTTTATTTTTTATTTACTTTTATTAATCTGCATTGGAATTTTCTTTTTGGTTAGAAATCTTCAGCTTCAAAAATTTGCGTTAATTTTTGGAACTTTAAGCACTTTTTTGCTGATTATTTCAATAATTTTATTCATTTCCAGTATAAATCGTGAAGTAACAAACAACAACGGAATTTTATTACAATCCGTAATTTCCGCAAAAATTTCACCGGATATTCAAGCAAACGATGCTTTTGTAATTCACGAAGGAATAAAGTTTGAGATTGAAGATAAAGTTGGAAATTGGACGAAAATTAAACTTTCCGATGGAAAAGTAGGCTGGCTGCCAAATCAAAGTTTCGAAGAGATATAAAAAAAGGATCTTCTAAATTTTAGAAAGATCCTTTGTAAAAATTTTCCAAAAGGAGTTAATTTGTTACATCTGCAAAATTAAGAAGCCTTTTGATACTCTTTAGTTAACCAGCTGCGTGATTGTAAATAATATTTTTTAATTTCTGATTCCTCAAATTCTAATGCCCAAATTACATCCGGGTTAACTTGCGAAATGATTTCTTCATCAGAATTGTTAAATTTAATTCTATGATAATAAATATTTCCTTGAGGAGTTCTGTATAAGTTATGGTTTAATTTATTGCTTCCTCTATTATCAATTGTCCAATCAAATTTTTCTGCTTCGTAAATCATTTTTGGCTCCTTTTAAGTATTCCATTTTGATATTTGTCTTTATTATCCAACTATAATGCCAATATCAAAAAGTGGAAAATTAGCTCAATAATGAACTTTTTCACTAAAATTAAATCGTCTTAAAATGAATATTTTAAAATTTGTGTTTCAATTTGAATCACATTGGAATTTCCAAAATATTGATTTTCAAAATTGAACAATTTAATTCTTGTTGCGTCAAAAAAAGTGCAAATTAGGAATACTATGAAAATTTTATACACTCTTATTTTTGTTACAATTTTTGTTAAAAATATAAATGCACAAAATTCCGAAAAGGAATTGAATCTTAATTTTATTGATAAAGAAATTTTAATAGATGGATTTATCGATGATTCTTGGAACAAAGCTGATTCCGTATCTGATTTTATACAATTCCAACCTTATAATGCAGTTGAACCAAAACGTAAGACAATTTCCAAAGTTTTAACAAATGAAAGCTCAATTTATTGTTTAATGATTAATTATGATGAAATTGGAAATATTGAAAGTAACACCGGAAAATTAGATGAATTTACCGGAGATATAGTATCTTTTATGATTGATACATTTGGCGATAAGAGGACCGCTTATAAATTTGCAGTTTCAGCAAGCGGAGTTAGAAGTGATTGCAGATTATTAGATGATGCCCGAAACAGAGATTATAATTGGGATGGAATTTGGTTTGCTGATGCAAAAATCTATAATTGGGGATATGTAGTTGAGATGGAAATTCCATATAAATCAATTCAGTATGGAAAATCCTTAAATATATGGGGTTTGGATTTTGATAGATGGCGACCAATTGATACGGAAGATATTTATTGGTGTAAATATGAAGAAAATGAAGGTCAGCGTGTTTCAAAATTTGGCAACTTAAATCTTAACGGTTTCATACCAAAAGTTGATGGTTTGAATTTAGAAATTTATCCGGTTGGAATTTCTAAAGCAACTTTTACAAAAAATGAAAAGTATGATGTTGATTTAAACGCCGGAATTGATATCTTTTATAATCCTTCTCAAGCATTAACATTTCAACTTACTGCAAATCCGGATTTTGCACAAATTGAAGCTGATCCGTTTGATTTTAATATTTCGAGATACGAATCATATTTTGAAGAAAAGAGACCATTTTTCACAGAAGGAAACGAGGTTTTTTCTCCTTCCGGAAGACAAAGAAACACCGGATTTTACCGACCTCTTGAACTTTTTTATTCGCGAAGAATTGGAAAACTTTTACCGGATGGAACAGAAGTTCCGCTTCAAGTCGGAACTCGCGCATTTGGTAGATATGATGATATAGAATATGGAGGATTTTTTGCATTAACCGGAAAAACCGATTATAATAATGACGGTGAAAATTTAACCGAAGAAAGCGCAATATTCGGTTCAGCAAGAATTAAAAAACAAATTTTTGAAAATTCCTCAATTGGATTATTATTCGTAGGAAAACATTTTAATAATGAAGATCATGGAGTTTTAGATTTAGACGGCGCATTTAGAGGATCAAATTGGCAATTAGCTTATCAATTGGCAAGGTCTTTCAAAAATAATGAAGGAGATTATGCAGCTTCTTCGGGTTATACGCAATTTATGGATAATTGGATGCATCTTTTTAGAAGCAGATATATAGGAAATGAATTTGATATTGATGAAATTGGATATGTACCTTGGCGCGGAACTTCTAATTCGGTAGCACTAACTGGTCCAAGATGGCAATTTGATGAAGGTCCGATTAGAGCAATTCTTTTATATTTTGGCGGATATTTAAATTGGGAAAAATTCGATAATTATACAGATTACGGCGGTGTTCTTGGTTATAATATGAACTTCAGAAATAATTGGGGTTTTGAAATAAATTTAGATGCGGGAAAATCAAAAGATCAAAATATTTATTACTCATCTTATAGTGCAAATTTAAGTTCTTGGTTTAATATTTCTCCTAAATGGTCTGCAAATTTTTATGGGGGTTATTCAAATACATATAATTTTGCTAGAGAATTTCTTGCATTTTATTCATGGGCGGGAACTAATTTTAGCTGGAATGTAATAAGTATTTTAAATTTGGGAACTTCGTTTGATCTATTTATCGAAGGAAATCCGCAAAATGAAATTGAAGATATTACATTGAATGCAAGACCATATTTTTCTCTAACACCAATAAATGATTTAAATATCAAAATGTACATAGATAATGTTTTTGTAAAATCTTCAGATAAATTAGAACAGATAATTTTAGGATTTTTATTCGCTTATAATTTTTCTCCCAAAAGCTGGATTTACTTAGCATTAAATGAAGTTCAAGATAGAAGCGATCAATATGATTTAAACAATAATTTACTTGATAGAAAATTGCACGTAAAAAATAGAGCCGGAGTTTTTAAGATAAAATATTTATATTACTTTTAGTTTTTATTCCCCCAAGTGAATATTTGTATAAGTTGTTTATAAGTAATTTTTTGAAATCTAATTTTTAGCAAGCAGAGATATTATTTATAAGTTATTTTTACAAATCATTTTAATTGACTAAACTTTTTTTTATTTAGTTTGTCTAACAACAAAAGATTTTTCAAAATTCTAGAAAGAAATCCGCATGAAAAAATTTTCACTACTACTTTTAGTTTTCCTAAACTTACATTCATTAATTTTTGCTCAAAGAAATTTAGATAATTCAATTACCGGAAAAGTACTTGATAAAGATGCAAAAGTTCCTTTGGAATATTCAAACATTATTTTATTTAGCCAGCGTGATAGTTCACAATCAAATGGAACCGTAACAAATGCAGAGGGAATTTTTAATATTACTTCAATTCGTCCGGGAGAATATTATATAAAAGTAAGCTTTATTGGCTATGAATCTTCAGTAATAAAAGATATAAAAATTACGCCGACTACAAATTTGGATTTGGGAGAAATTTTAATAAAAGCGGAAGGATTTAATACTGAGGATGTAATTGTAAGTGGTGAACGCTCTGCAATTTCTTACCAAATTGATAAAAAAGTTATTAACGTAAGTGAACAATTAACTTCAATTTCCGGTAACGCAGTTGATGTTTTAGAAAATGTTCCATCGGTAACTGTTGATATAGAAGGAAATGTAAGTCTCCGCGGAAGTTCAAATTTTACTGTTTTAATTGATGGAAAACCAACAATTCTTGAATCGAATGAAGCGCTTCAAAATATTCCAGCATCCACAATTGAAAATATAGAAATAATTACA is a window from the Ignavibacteriota bacterium genome containing:
- a CDS encoding tetratricopeptide repeat protein, coding for MKNLLSAIILFIWVSIIYAQDLETIMKNGNDFYQNKQYNEAITSYESILKQGYISGELFYNLGNSYFRIGHLGKSILYFEKTLKISPSNEDAAYNLKIANSRTVDKIQEIPPIFFVHWWNILLSQFTSTTWQIIIFIFYLLLLICIGIFFLVRNLQLQKFALIFGTLSTFLLIISIILFISSINREVTNNNGILLQSVISAKISPDIQANDAFVIHEGIKFEIEDKVGNWTKIKLSDGKVGWLPNQSFEEI
- a CDS encoding carbohydrate binding family 9 domain-containing protein; the protein is MKILYTLIFVTIFVKNINAQNSEKELNLNFIDKEILIDGFIDDSWNKADSVSDFIQFQPYNAVEPKRKTISKVLTNESSIYCLMINYDEIGNIESNTGKLDEFTGDIVSFMIDTFGDKRTAYKFAVSASGVRSDCRLLDDARNRDYNWDGIWFADAKIYNWGYVVEMEIPYKSIQYGKSLNIWGLDFDRWRPIDTEDIYWCKYEENEGQRVSKFGNLNLNGFIPKVDGLNLEIYPVGISKATFTKNEKYDVDLNAGIDIFYNPSQALTFQLTANPDFAQIEADPFDFNISRYESYFEEKRPFFTEGNEVFSPSGRQRNTGFYRPLELFYSRRIGKLLPDGTEVPLQVGTRAFGRYDDIEYGGFFALTGKTDYNNDGENLTEESAIFGSARIKKQIFENSSIGLLFVGKHFNNEDHGVLDLDGAFRGSNWQLAYQLARSFKNNEGDYAASSGYTQFMDNWMHLFRSRYIGNEFDIDEIGYVPWRGTSNSVALTGPRWQFDEGPIRAILLYFGGYLNWEKFDNYTDYGGVLGYNMNFRNNWGFEINLDAGKSKDQNIYYSSYSANLSSWFNISPKWSANFYGGYSNTYNFAREFLAFYSWAGTNFSWNVISILNLGTSFDLFIEGNPQNEIEDITLNARPYFSLTPINDLNIKMYIDNVFVKSSDKLEQIILGFLFAYNFSPKSWIYLALNEVQDRSDQYDLNNNLLDRKLHVKNRAGVFKIKYLYYF